The proteins below come from a single Salvelinus fontinalis isolate EN_2023a chromosome 1, ASM2944872v1, whole genome shotgun sequence genomic window:
- the acbd4 gene encoding acyl-CoA-binding domain-containing protein 4, producing the protein MPQGCAFIERRQFAMPVPVMAESVDHQKRFQAAVDVIQNLPKSGAYRPPYEVMLRFYCLYKQAVCGPCTVSRPGFWDPVGRYKWDAWSRLGAMSSESAMAAYVDEMKKVAQEVIDTMPINEKTASLFHHFEPLYVVIHDMPRPPDTLLDLREDIKGFDKAASPVKVEQERETQEEPVPDKDPALDEEPALEQVPVPGEEPVTEEVPTLEEVALAEKVPVPGEVPSQTQQQPVTFNGEPQGPNVQGFLFPEPVPELVPSEAMGSPEVLLLTSDSESEIFVDSVDSVEKLDNIKVVPKSKSNGLHNGHAYSEPSSVQANHTETVCQATQVGAGQGGEGAGDGGGPPMRRSRDAGRDGMRDHGWRERGVPQGSHRRAGREALGAGGGAGRGGGDGSEGGAERLQDIQVQQQILLALRRLREDMRSVMERLEAVERLAAAQAQNSDWRPCLQCAASAAQSEEESWWPFPEVSGRTMLLLLLWPLVAQGIVFLLRKGQKKARIST; encoded by the exons ATGCCACAGGGCTGTGCCTTCATAGAGAGACGGCAGTTTGCAATGCCAGTTCCAGTTATGGCAGAGTCGGTGGACCACCAGAAACGCTTCCAGGCCGCTGTCGACGTCATTCAAAACCTTCCCAAAAGTG GTGCCTACCGGCCCCCCTATGAAGTGATGCTGCGGTTCTACTGCCTGTACAAGCAGGCGGTGTGTGGACCCTGCACAGTGTCTCGACCAGGCTTCTGGGACCCAGTAGGTCGCTATAAATG GGATGCCTGGAGCCGATTAGGGGCGATGAGCAGTGAGAGTGCCATGGCGGCGTACGTGGATGAGATGAAGAAAGTAGCACAAGAG GTtattgacacaatgcccatcaaTGAGAAGACTGCATCACTGTTCCACCACTTTGAGCCCCTTTACGTGGTCATCCACGACATGCCCCGGCCACCAGACACCTTGCTGGACCTAAGAGAAG ACATTAAAGGCTTTGACAAGGCAGCCAGTCCAGTGAAGGTTGAACAAGAGAGGGAGACCCAAGAAGAACCTGTCCCAGATAAGGACCCTGCACTAGATGAagagcctgccctggagcaggtgcCTGTCCCAGGAGAAGAACCCGTCACAGAGGAGGTACCTACCCTGGAAGAGGTGGCCCTCGCAGAGAAGGTGCCTGTCCCAGGAGAGGTGCCCAGTCAGACACAACAACAACCAGTCACCTTCAACGGTGAACCCCAGG GGCCAAATGTACAAGGCTTCCTCTTTCCAGAGCCTGTTCCTGAGCTTGTTCCGTCTGAGGCCATGGGGTCGCCTGAGGTGTTGTTGTTAACCAGTGACTCAGAGAGTGAGATCTTCGTTGACTCTGTGGATTCTGTGGAAAAGCTGGACAATATCAAG GTTGTCCCCAAGTCAAAGTCAAACGGCCTCCATAACGGCCATGCTTACTCGGAGCCCTCCTCAGTCCAAGCCAATCACACAGAGACGGTCTGCCAGGCAACGCAGGTGGGGGCAGGGCAAGGTGGAGAGGGGGCAGGGGATGGAGGGGGACCGCCCATGAGGAGGAGTCGGGATGCAGGAAGAGACGGGATGAGGGACCACGGATGGAGAGAAC GTGGTGTTCCCCAAGGCAGCCACAGGCGGGCGGGGAGAGAGGCACTgggggcagggggaggggctggCCGAGGGGGGGGAGACGGCTCAGAGGGAGGGGCTGAGAGGCTGCAGGACATCCAGGTGCAGCAGCAGATCCTGCTGGCCCTACGGAGGCTCAGAGAGGACATGCGGAGCGTCATGGAGAGACTGGAGGCAGTGGAGAGACTAGCTGCAGCACAG GCCCAGAATTCAGACTGGAGACCATGTCTTCAGTGTGCTGCCTCAGCCGCCCAATCAGAG GAGGAGAGTTGGTGGCCGTTCCCTGAAGTATCAGGACGGACGATGCTGCTTCTGCTGCTGTGGCCCCTGGTGGCTCAGGGCATAGTCTTTCTACTGCGGAAGGGCCAAAAGAAGGCCCGTATCTCTACTTGA